One window of Daphnia carinata strain CSIRO-1 chromosome 7, CSIRO_AGI_Dcar_HiC_V3, whole genome shotgun sequence genomic DNA carries:
- the LOC130687888 gene encoding SUMO-conjugating enzyme UBC9: MSGIAIARLSEERKGWRKDHPFGFVARPTKNPDGTLNLMNWECAIPGKKATPWENGLYKLRMIFKDDYPSSPPKCKFEPPLFHPNVYPSGTVCLSLLDEEKDWRPAITIKQILLGIQDLLNDPNIKDPAQAEAYTIYCQNRLEYEKRVRAQAKAMAASTDLLS, translated from the exons ATGTCTGGCATTGCCATAGCTCGACTGTCGGAGGAACGAAAAGGCTGGAGGAAAGATCATCCCTTT gGTTTTGTGGCTCGACCAACTAAAAACCCTGATGGAACCCTGAATTTAATGAACTGGGAATGTGCTATTCCAGGCAAGAAAGCG aCTCCTTGGGAAAATGGCCTTTACAAGCTCAGAATGATTTTCAAAGATGACTATCCTTCGTCTCCCCCAAAATGTAAATTTGAACCTCCTCTTTTCCATCCAAATGTATATCCATCAG GCACAGTTTGTTTATCATTGttggatgaagaaaaagattgGAGACCCGCCATTACcatcaaacaaattttgcttGGCATTCAAGACCTTCTAAATGACCCCAATATTAAG GATCCTGCTCAGGCAGAAGCTTATACAATCTACTG tCAAAATCGCCTTGAATATGAGAAGCGTGTCAGAGCACAAGCCAAGGCCATGGCAGCCAGTACTGATTTACTTTCTTAA